One Mycolicibacterium fortuitum subsp. fortuitum genomic window carries:
- a CDS encoding DUF5313 domain-containing protein — protein sequence MPTGQAPRTKPGPLQYIAYCYGKRLPDSMREWVANDLAGPGATIRMMVRVAIPAILVLAPIWFIPMSLYLHASMTVPIFIPFVYFSHALNKVWRRHMLAKHGLNPGLVDELSRKKNAHIHQAYAERYGPRTGPSSSHDV from the coding sequence ATGCCCACCGGCCAAGCCCCCCGCACAAAACCGGGCCCGCTGCAGTACATCGCGTATTGCTATGGCAAGCGGCTACCCGATTCGATGCGTGAGTGGGTGGCCAATGACCTGGCAGGCCCGGGAGCCACCATCCGGATGATGGTCCGCGTCGCGATCCCGGCGATCCTGGTACTGGCGCCGATCTGGTTCATCCCGATGTCGCTCTACCTGCACGCCAGCATGACGGTGCCGATCTTCATCCCGTTCGTCTACTTCTCCCATGCACTGAACAAGGTGTGGCGGCGCCACATGCTCGCCAAGCACGGCCTGAACCCAGGCCTCGTCGACGAGTTGTCCCGCAAGAAGAACGCCCATATCCATCAGGCCTATGCCGAACGCTATGGACCCCGCACCGGCCCGAGCAGCAGTCACGACGTCTGA
- a CDS encoding ArsR/SmtB family transcription factor codes for MSDSVLDGPERPLYEIKANLFKALAHPARIRVLEILSVREGPTPVSEILAATDIEPTLLSQHLAVLKRHHVVSGHRVGNAVYYTLAHPKIAELLLIARTFLADTLAAQRDQMGAIGSLPPIGTP; via the coding sequence GTGTCCGACAGCGTTCTGGATGGTCCCGAGCGGCCGTTGTACGAGATCAAGGCCAACCTTTTCAAGGCGCTGGCGCATCCGGCGCGGATCCGCGTCCTGGAGATCCTGTCAGTGCGTGAAGGCCCGACCCCGGTCAGTGAGATCCTCGCGGCCACCGACATCGAACCGACCCTGTTGTCTCAGCACCTTGCGGTGCTCAAACGGCATCACGTGGTCAGCGGGCATCGCGTCGGCAACGCCGTGTACTACACGCTGGCGCACCCGAAGATCGCCGAGCTGCTGCTCATCGCCCGGACGTTCCTCGCCGACACCCTCGCCGCCCAGCGTGATCAGATGGGCGCCATAGGCTCACTGCCGCCGATCGGGACGCCGTGA
- a CDS encoding DsbA family protein: protein MPLMVLAGLLIAALICGPGVGRANAAAASSVGDVLSIGDPAAPGQIDLYLDPLCPYSGKMVRDQGAEIGRRIEDSKLHINLRFVNFLEKYSASGNYDSRAIYAAHIVADHSQTSDVTWQFIEQMFSADQQPKEKGETDLSNDQLAGLADRAGAPPSAQDMIKLGLPIPYDGHVIGSNNLPLLRAFPDPGVPLVVIDGKAVDGNSDWLDQLPH from the coding sequence ATGCCTCTGATGGTGTTGGCCGGCCTGCTCATCGCGGCACTGATCTGTGGTCCCGGTGTCGGTCGCGCGAATGCTGCCGCAGCCTCATCGGTCGGCGATGTTCTCTCCATCGGCGATCCGGCCGCTCCAGGCCAGATCGACCTCTATCTGGATCCGCTGTGCCCCTACAGCGGCAAAATGGTTCGGGACCAGGGCGCCGAGATCGGCCGGCGCATCGAGGACAGCAAGCTCCACATCAATCTGCGGTTCGTCAATTTCCTCGAAAAGTATTCGGCCAGTGGCAATTACGACAGCCGAGCGATCTATGCCGCCCACATCGTCGCCGACCACTCGCAAACGAGCGATGTGACCTGGCAGTTCATCGAGCAGATGTTCTCGGCCGATCAGCAGCCGAAGGAAAAGGGCGAGACGGACCTGAGCAACGATCAGCTCGCCGGGCTGGCCGACCGCGCCGGCGCACCGCCGTCGGCTCAGGACATGATCAAGCTGGGACTGCCGATCCCCTACGACGGCCACGTCATCGGCTCGAACAATCTCCCGCTACTGCGAGCATTCCCCGACCCCGGTGTCCCGCTGGTGGTCATCGACGGCAAGGCCGTCGACGGAAACTCCGACTGGCTGGATCAGCTGCCGCACTGA
- a CDS encoding TetR/AcrR family transcriptional regulator, which translates to MSRPYRGQAADARSADRRTRLLRAAVDLVGTQGVAAMTMRAVCREAALSQKFFYESFTDTEELLHEVYRSTFEQAGRVISAADDPAADLPSRTRAAVRAAAQLVRADPRICRILLVEPIADLRLRTFVRSSIGSMTPAGVTVPIGGADAATPSVKMQYATVFGALISLFIEWTEGNLGSDQEAFVEHVTTMLLSSPLLGDVRTTVG; encoded by the coding sequence ATGTCAAGGCCGTACCGCGGCCAGGCCGCCGACGCCCGATCGGCGGACCGCCGCACCCGACTGCTGCGGGCCGCGGTCGACCTGGTCGGCACTCAAGGAGTGGCCGCCATGACCATGCGCGCGGTGTGCCGGGAGGCCGCACTCAGCCAGAAGTTCTTCTACGAAAGCTTCACCGACACCGAAGAGCTGCTCCACGAGGTCTACCGCAGCACCTTCGAGCAGGCAGGGCGCGTCATCTCCGCCGCAGACGACCCCGCGGCCGACCTACCCAGCCGCACCCGCGCGGCGGTGAGGGCCGCGGCGCAACTCGTCAGGGCAGATCCGCGGATATGCCGAATCTTGTTGGTGGAGCCCATCGCCGATCTGAGGCTGCGCACCTTTGTGCGCTCCTCGATCGGCTCGATGACGCCGGCCGGGGTAACGGTCCCGATCGGTGGGGCCGACGCGGCGACACCTTCGGTCAAGATGCAATACGCCACGGTGTTCGGCGCGCTCATCTCGCTTTTCATCGAATGGACCGAGGGCAACCTCGGTTCCGACCAGGAGGCGTTCGTCGAGCACGTGACGACGATGCTGTTGTCGTCACCGTTGTTGGGCGACGTTCGGACCACTGTCGGATGA
- a CDS encoding sulfotransferase family protein, whose amino-acid sequence MSGWTAPARTPEALKAYAAAEADRAVRPDRYQLGADAVEIVIDRGTRREGAGVLGDADQWRPGLLHYLVSAEEDGRLNALGALTAQRTAAGRLAARAAISRYLHEHPDTEHRSLNPPIIITGGWRTGTTFLFRLLDRDPRLRGPLPAELGMPWRLPGALEADERARRLEAAAAGPYMLHVLNPAMAAVHDSGPNLPEECVLGMGTTLRNWGFTATTRLDGYATWLAGQDFTAEYAQHRRMLQILDAGDGRRWVLKAPAHTAELRHVIATYPGACIVQLHRDIVETVASGASLFATYRSTYSDHVDGADVGRFQTEQTELWLRRAVAARASASTVTWLDLQYTDLVADPEATVRRIYAAAQMEPPDLAGMLAEQHRAQPRHGKGRHSYQPEQFGIDPDELRERMGFYTRALAGSETGCAQP is encoded by the coding sequence ATGAGCGGCTGGACCGCACCCGCCCGCACACCCGAGGCGCTCAAGGCATATGCCGCGGCCGAAGCTGACCGGGCTGTCCGCCCAGACCGGTACCAGCTCGGTGCCGATGCCGTCGAGATCGTCATCGATCGCGGCACGCGCCGGGAAGGTGCCGGTGTGCTCGGTGATGCCGACCAGTGGCGTCCCGGCCTGCTGCACTACCTGGTGTCGGCAGAGGAAGACGGACGGCTCAACGCGCTCGGGGCGTTGACCGCACAACGGACAGCGGCAGGCAGGCTGGCCGCCCGCGCGGCGATCAGCCGGTATCTGCACGAGCATCCCGATACCGAACACCGAAGCCTGAATCCGCCCATCATCATCACCGGCGGTTGGCGCACCGGCACCACGTTCCTGTTCCGGCTGCTGGACCGCGACCCTCGCTTGCGCGGCCCGCTGCCCGCCGAACTCGGGATGCCCTGGCGGCTACCCGGGGCGCTCGAAGCCGACGAGCGGGCGCGACGCCTCGAGGCGGCGGCCGCCGGACCGTACATGCTGCATGTGCTCAACCCGGCGATGGCGGCCGTGCACGACTCCGGTCCGAACCTGCCCGAGGAATGTGTGCTGGGCATGGGCACCACCCTGCGCAACTGGGGCTTCACGGCCACCACCCGATTGGACGGCTACGCGACCTGGCTGGCGGGCCAGGACTTCACGGCCGAGTACGCCCAGCACCGGCGGATGTTGCAGATCCTCGACGCCGGCGACGGGCGGCGCTGGGTCCTCAAGGCGCCGGCCCACACCGCAGAGCTGCGACATGTGATCGCGACATATCCCGGCGCCTGCATCGTGCAACTGCACCGCGACATCGTCGAAACCGTCGCCTCCGGCGCGAGCCTGTTCGCGACGTACCGATCGACCTACAGCGACCACGTCGACGGGGCGGACGTGGGCCGGTTCCAAACCGAACAGACCGAACTGTGGCTGCGGCGCGCTGTGGCCGCCCGCGCCTCGGCCTCGACCGTGACCTGGCTCGACCTTCAATACACCGACCTGGTTGCCGACCCCGAGGCGACGGTGCGCCGAATCTATGCCGCTGCGCAGATGGAGCCACCCGACCTGGCCGGAATGCTCGCAGAGCAACACCGCGCCCAACCTCGCCACGGCAAAGGCAGGCACAGCTACCAGCCCGAGCAGTTCGGCATCGACCCCGACGAGTTACGCGAACGCATGGGCTTCTATACCCGGGCCCTCGCCGGCTCTGAAACCGGTTGCGCCCAGCCCTGA
- a CDS encoding glycoside hydrolase family 6 protein, translated as MSSAAGAVARLIVPFLTVASVVGAGLATERAPMVRLASDGNPLEGHSFYVNPSSKAMRAAQADPSPELQAIANTPTAYWMDNVSSPAVDAKYIAAAQAAGTMPILALYGIPHRDCGSYAAGGFGSAAAYKGWIDGVAAAIGGGPAAVILEPDALAMADCLSGDQREERYNLMSYAVDTLTRNPGTAVYVDAGHSRWVAADEMANRLNRVGVAKARGFSLNTANFFTTEEEIGYGDAISGQTGGKPYVIDTSRNGAGPAEGEMYWCNPSGRALGAAPTTATGNGNVDAFLWVKRPGESDGACGTGEASAGTFVNQYAIDLVRKAHG; from the coding sequence ATGTCCTCAGCTGCTGGCGCAGTCGCGCGGTTGATCGTCCCTTTTCTCACAGTCGCCTCGGTGGTCGGCGCGGGCCTGGCTACCGAGCGGGCGCCCATGGTTCGCCTGGCCAGTGACGGCAACCCGCTCGAGGGTCACTCGTTCTACGTAAATCCCTCGTCGAAGGCCATGCGTGCGGCGCAGGCGGACCCGAGCCCCGAGCTGCAGGCGATCGCCAACACCCCGACGGCCTATTGGATGGACAACGTCTCCAGCCCGGCCGTCGACGCGAAGTACATCGCCGCAGCACAGGCCGCCGGGACCATGCCGATCCTGGCGCTGTACGGCATCCCGCATCGCGACTGCGGCAGCTACGCCGCAGGCGGCTTCGGTTCGGCCGCGGCCTACAAGGGCTGGATCGACGGTGTCGCCGCTGCCATCGGCGGCGGGCCTGCCGCGGTCATCCTCGAACCCGATGCGCTCGCCATGGCCGACTGCCTGTCGGGTGATCAGCGCGAGGAGCGCTACAACCTGATGAGCTACGCCGTCGACACGCTGACCCGTAATCCGGGCACCGCGGTGTACGTCGACGCCGGCCACTCCCGGTGGGTGGCCGCCGACGAGATGGCCAACAGGCTCAACCGGGTCGGTGTGGCCAAGGCTCGTGGCTTCAGCCTGAACACCGCCAACTTCTTCACCACCGAAGAAGAAATCGGTTACGGCGACGCCATTTCCGGCCAGACCGGTGGCAAGCCGTACGTCATCGACACCTCGCGCAACGGCGCCGGACCGGCCGAAGGCGAAATGTACTGGTGCAACCCCAGCGGCCGGGCCCTCGGCGCTGCCCCGACCACCGCGACCGGAAACGGAAACGTCGACGCCTTCCTGTGGGTCAAGCGACCCGGTGAGTCCGACGGCGCCTGCGGCACGGGCGAGGCATCCGCGGGCACGTTCGTCAACCAGTACGCCATCGACCTGGTCCGCAAGGCACACGGCTGA
- a CDS encoding SDR family NAD(P)-dependent oxidoreductase, producing MSSYSHPHSLDGHAAIVTGAARGVGKGIAAALLSRGARVLLTDILDDVLANTTAEFTDAGFDAVSVVADLRDGDSAQRIVDAALDAFGTVDGLVNNAVASAGPIPFVDIPAEEYERVHDTGPRATFRLMQAVHPIMVKAGGGSIVNLGSAAGTVGTHSFGAYAGAKEAIRGMSKVAALEWGVDGIRVNVVCPLAETDGLKVLRDMAPKQYDAVVRSTSLKRIGDPTNDIGAVVAFLLGDDATYLTGQTLLVDGGAGSFR from the coding sequence ATGTCCTCCTACAGCCATCCGCACTCACTGGACGGCCATGCCGCGATCGTCACCGGGGCGGCCCGCGGTGTCGGCAAAGGGATCGCCGCCGCCTTGCTGTCCCGTGGGGCTCGCGTACTGCTGACCGACATCCTCGATGACGTATTGGCAAACACCACAGCCGAATTCACCGATGCCGGATTCGACGCCGTATCCGTGGTGGCCGATCTGCGGGACGGTGACAGCGCCCAGCGCATCGTCGACGCAGCACTCGACGCGTTCGGAACCGTAGATGGATTGGTCAACAACGCCGTCGCCAGCGCCGGGCCCATCCCATTCGTCGACATCCCGGCCGAGGAGTACGAGCGGGTCCATGACACCGGTCCACGGGCCACGTTCAGGCTCATGCAGGCAGTCCACCCCATCATGGTCAAAGCCGGCGGCGGGTCCATCGTCAACCTGGGCTCAGCGGCCGGCACCGTGGGCACACACTCATTCGGGGCATACGCCGGCGCCAAGGAAGCCATTCGCGGCATGTCCAAAGTCGCCGCACTGGAATGGGGAGTTGACGGTATCCGCGTCAACGTGGTGTGCCCGCTCGCAGAGACCGACGGCCTGAAAGTGTTGCGGGACATGGCACCCAAGCAGTACGACGCGGTCGTCAGAAGTACCTCGCTCAAACGAATCGGCGATCCCACCAACGACATCGGTGCGGTCGTGGCCTTCCTGCTCGGCGACGACGCCACCTATCTGACCGGGCAGACACTGCTCGTCGACGGTGGGGCCGGCTCTTTCCGGTAG
- the thiD gene encoding bifunctional hydroxymethylpyrimidine kinase/phosphomethylpyrimidine kinase, whose product MVDLSYVIAGSEATGGAGLQADLRTFQEFGTYGVGTVTCIVSFDPKANWGHRFVPVDPQVIADQIEAATSAYELDVVKIGMLGTPATIDVVAEALARQSWRHIVVDPVLICKGQEPGAALDTDTALRRQILPLATVTTPNLFEARTLAGMDDISSIDDLVEAARRIADLGPTYVVVKGGVEFPGDEAVDVLFDGKDVEVLRAPKVGHARVAGAGCTLAAAITAALAKGSSVPEAVRQAKDFTTAGIADRISGNAPFDTVWQGATR is encoded by the coding sequence GTGGTCGACCTCTCGTATGTCATCGCCGGATCCGAAGCCACGGGCGGAGCCGGTTTGCAGGCAGATCTGCGCACCTTTCAGGAGTTCGGCACCTATGGCGTCGGCACCGTGACCTGCATCGTGTCGTTCGACCCCAAAGCCAACTGGGGCCACCGGTTCGTGCCCGTCGATCCGCAGGTCATCGCTGACCAGATAGAGGCGGCAACGTCGGCCTATGAGCTCGACGTCGTCAAGATCGGCATGCTCGGCACGCCCGCAACCATCGACGTCGTCGCAGAGGCTCTCGCCCGGCAATCATGGCGGCACATCGTCGTCGACCCGGTGCTGATCTGCAAGGGGCAGGAACCCGGCGCCGCGCTCGACACCGACACCGCGCTGCGCCGGCAGATTCTTCCGCTGGCCACGGTTACCACGCCGAACTTGTTCGAGGCCCGCACGCTCGCGGGGATGGATGACATCTCCTCGATCGACGATCTCGTCGAGGCAGCCCGGCGCATTGCCGATCTCGGACCCACCTACGTCGTCGTGAAGGGCGGAGTCGAGTTTCCCGGCGACGAAGCGGTCGACGTTCTGTTCGACGGCAAGGACGTTGAGGTCCTGCGCGCACCGAAGGTCGGTCATGCCAGGGTCGCCGGTGCGGGATGCACCCTGGCAGCAGCGATCACCGCCGCACTGGCCAAGGGATCCAGTGTCCCGGAGGCGGTGCGCCAGGCCAAGGACTTCACCACCGCCGGAATCGCCGACCGGATCAGCGGCAACGCACCGTTCGACACCGTCTGGCAGGGTGCGACTCGCTGA
- a CDS encoding TetR/AcrR family transcriptional regulator, translated as MRRHGWSGDIPADDDEAAGRIIGAARAAIDARGTVSVSEVAQALGVTRQTVYRYFPTVESLMVATAVSSVDGFLDRLASELGAITDPSEAVVEGIAYTAEQIPHDRYLSLVLQPGKASAFTAGVTSDLAIEFGKSILQRFDIDWAAVGFDGDIFDQLVEFMLRTLQSFIVDPGGPSRHDSGLRTYLRDWVAPAVSARTTYPSSPAP; from the coding sequence ATGCGCAGGCACGGCTGGTCGGGAGACATTCCCGCCGACGACGACGAAGCCGCCGGCCGCATCATCGGCGCGGCACGGGCGGCGATCGACGCACGGGGAACAGTGAGTGTGTCCGAGGTGGCACAGGCCCTCGGAGTGACGCGGCAGACGGTCTACCGCTACTTCCCCACGGTCGAGAGCCTCATGGTCGCCACCGCCGTCTCCTCGGTCGACGGCTTCCTCGACCGACTGGCCTCGGAACTGGGGGCGATCACCGACCCCAGCGAAGCCGTCGTCGAGGGCATCGCCTATACCGCAGAACAGATCCCGCACGACCGATACCTCAGCCTGGTGCTGCAGCCCGGCAAGGCCAGCGCCTTCACCGCCGGCGTGACCTCGGACCTGGCCATCGAGTTCGGCAAGTCGATCTTGCAACGCTTCGATATCGACTGGGCCGCAGTCGGTTTCGATGGCGACATATTCGATCAGCTGGTCGAATTCATGCTTAGGACACTGCAGTCGTTCATCGTCGACCCAGGCGGGCCGTCCCGCCACGACTCCGGACTGCGCACCTATCTCCGGGACTGGGTGGCGCCGGCCGTTTCGGCACGCACGACCTATCCGTCGTCACCCGCCCCGTGA
- a CDS encoding aromatic ring-hydroxylating oxygenase subunit alpha, which produces MTVGPVSSTDEELTRRALRHAVEGTTDMADQVLKVPLHYYRDPKITEIEESQILRRVPLAIVPSAQIAANNDFVVRSVLGDSLLVTRDRTGASHVFLNYCRHRGAMPACGSGNASRFVCPYHAWTYRNTGELFMVPGKAGFDTMDSAEYGLVELPSEERHGFVWAVLTADATIDLDSHLGSLGPELAQWNYEAYGYHTDREFSSEVSWKGALEAFAEGYHFPFVHGESLIGQNTLPNTAIYDEFGRHHRIGFPFNWIKNLVEDPSASFDPSANMGVIYWVYPNLILANSPVGVEIIDMLPEGEPTRCTVRHSWMGRVPATNDEMRAAYDAVYEGVHAAVRDEDFAMLPQCGEGVRHGQHDHMIIGRNEIAVQHMIKVFAQELGVALA; this is translated from the coding sequence ATGACTGTCGGTCCGGTGAGCAGCACCGATGAAGAATTGACCCGCCGCGCTCTGCGTCATGCCGTCGAGGGGACGACGGATATGGCCGACCAGGTGCTGAAGGTGCCATTGCACTACTACCGCGACCCGAAGATCACCGAGATCGAGGAATCGCAGATCCTGCGTCGAGTCCCGCTGGCGATCGTGCCGTCGGCGCAGATCGCGGCCAACAACGACTTCGTCGTCCGCTCAGTACTCGGTGACTCGTTGCTGGTCACCCGGGACCGCACCGGCGCGAGTCACGTGTTCCTCAACTACTGCCGCCACCGCGGGGCGATGCCGGCCTGCGGGTCCGGAAATGCGTCACGCTTCGTCTGCCCCTACCACGCGTGGACCTACCGCAACACCGGCGAGCTTTTCATGGTCCCCGGCAAGGCAGGCTTCGACACGATGGATTCCGCGGAATACGGCCTGGTGGAGTTGCCGTCCGAAGAGCGTCACGGCTTTGTCTGGGCAGTCCTGACGGCGGACGCGACCATCGATCTCGACTCCCACCTGGGCTCGCTCGGACCCGAACTGGCGCAATGGAATTACGAGGCCTACGGTTACCACACCGATCGCGAGTTCTCCTCCGAAGTGTCCTGGAAGGGCGCTCTCGAGGCGTTCGCAGAGGGTTACCACTTCCCCTTCGTCCACGGCGAGAGCCTGATCGGGCAGAACACCCTGCCGAACACGGCGATCTACGACGAATTCGGCAGACATCACCGCATCGGATTCCCGTTCAACTGGATCAAGAACCTGGTCGAAGACCCGAGCGCGTCATTCGATCCGTCGGCGAACATGGGCGTCATCTACTGGGTGTATCCCAACCTCATCCTGGCCAACAGCCCGGTCGGCGTGGAGATCATCGACATGCTGCCCGAGGGTGAGCCCACCCGTTGCACGGTGCGGCACAGCTGGATGGGCCGGGTGCCGGCGACGAATGACGAGATGCGGGCCGCGTATGACGCGGTCTACGAAGGCGTTCACGCCGCGGTGCGCGACGAGGACTTCGCCATGCTCCCGCAGTGTGGCGAAGGGGTCCGGCACGGTCAGCACGACCACATGATCATCGGCCGAAACGAAATTGCGGTTCAGCACATGATCAAGGTGTTCGCCCAGGAACTGGGTGTCGCGCTGGCGTGA
- a CDS encoding VOC family protein — translation MRWRGVSHVEFAVLDYDESVAFYDAMLGWLGYHSFSSLNMEYQSIYYMTRFLNPHSYIGIQPANTGDKLTHSDQAVGINHIALWARNRKEVDRFHRGFLIARGIPVSDEPKDYPQYWPGYYAVFFDDPINGIHWELAWVPKIPSPRQIWSFYRTMRAFGKQRADLANSVPGITLQAMRTLPRK, via the coding sequence ATGCGGTGGCGAGGCGTAAGCCATGTCGAGTTCGCGGTCTTGGACTACGACGAGTCGGTCGCGTTCTACGACGCGATGCTCGGCTGGCTCGGGTACCACAGCTTCTCGTCGCTGAACATGGAATATCAGTCGATCTACTACATGACGCGATTCCTCAACCCGCACAGTTACATCGGCATTCAGCCGGCGAACACCGGGGACAAGCTCACCCACTCCGACCAGGCCGTCGGGATCAACCACATCGCGCTGTGGGCCCGAAACCGCAAGGAAGTGGACCGCTTTCATCGCGGCTTCCTGATCGCCAGGGGGATCCCGGTCAGCGATGAACCCAAGGACTACCCGCAGTACTGGCCCGGCTACTACGCGGTGTTCTTCGACGACCCGATCAACGGAATCCACTGGGAGTTGGCCTGGGTGCCGAAAATCCCTTCGCCGCGTCAGATCTGGTCGTTCTACCGGACCATGCGGGCCTTCGGGAAGCAGCGCGCCGACCTGGCGAACTCGGTGCCCGGCATCACGCTGCAGGCGATGCGGACGCTGCCGCGAAAGTGA